A part of Streptomyces sp. NBC_01210 genomic DNA contains:
- the galU gene encoding UTP--glucose-1-phosphate uridylyltransferase GalU: protein MTQSHPRISKAVIPAAGLGTRFLPATKATPKEMLPVVDKPAIQYVVEEAVSAGLSDVLMITGRNKRPLEDHFDRNYELESALTRKGDAERLAKVQESSDLATMHYVRQGDPRGLGHAVLCAAPHVGDQPFAVLLGDDLIDPRDPLLARMVDIQEREGGSVIALMEVDPAQIHQYGCAAVEATGESDVVRVTKLVEKPEPSEAPSNLAIIGRYVLDPAVFEILRQTEPGRGNEIQLTDALEKLAEDEKLGGPVHGVVFKGRRYDTGDRGDYLRAIVRLACEREDLGPEFRTWLRSYVTEEM from the coding sequence ATGACTCAGTCGCACCCCAGGATCAGCAAGGCTGTTATCCCTGCCGCAGGCCTCGGAACCCGGTTCCTGCCTGCCACGAAAGCCACTCCCAAAGAGATGCTGCCTGTCGTCGACAAGCCTGCTATCCAGTACGTCGTCGAGGAGGCGGTCTCGGCCGGCCTCTCCGACGTACTCATGATCACAGGCCGCAACAAGCGCCCGCTCGAGGACCACTTCGACCGCAACTACGAGCTGGAGAGCGCGCTCACCCGCAAGGGCGACGCCGAACGTCTGGCGAAGGTGCAGGAGTCGAGCGACCTCGCCACCATGCACTATGTGCGCCAAGGCGACCCGCGCGGCCTCGGCCACGCCGTGCTGTGCGCCGCCCCGCACGTCGGTGACCAGCCCTTCGCGGTCCTCCTCGGCGACGACCTGATCGACCCGCGCGACCCGCTGCTCGCCCGCATGGTCGACATCCAGGAGCGGGAGGGCGGCAGTGTCATCGCGCTGATGGAGGTCGACCCCGCCCAGATCCATCAGTACGGCTGCGCGGCCGTCGAGGCCACCGGCGAGTCCGACGTGGTCAGGGTGACCAAGCTGGTGGAGAAGCCCGAGCCGTCCGAGGCGCCGAGCAACCTCGCGATCATCGGCCGCTATGTCCTGGACCCCGCGGTCTTCGAGATACTCCGGCAGACCGAGCCGGGCCGCGGAAACGAGATCCAGCTCACCGACGCCCTCGAGAAGCTCGCCGAGGACGAGAAGCTGGGCGGGCCGGTGCACGGCGTCGTCTTCAAGGGCCGCCGTTATGACACCGGCGATCGTGGCGACTATTTGCGGGCGATTGTCAGACTCGCGTGCGAACGTGAAGACCTGGGCCCGGAGTTCCGGACCTGGCTTCGCAGTTATGTGACCGAGGAGATGTAG
- a CDS encoding DUF2637 domain-containing protein: MTRSTRSVRPDAVLVQAVIAGALSFAHLHDIAAAAGQDGWKAWAYPISVDLLLVAAWRRLRILRSTGGPTRAAWTWFAVALAASLGANVATAGLLDLTDVPAWLRILVAGWPALAFLGGTLLVHTPTQSGTETAKTVPAAEPAPDIAVSREAPVPVPAPEAAPVPALPPAIAVPAALIAHARKVADAHRATTGSPIDPATLRTRLGVAPQLADAIAHQISEGTDPS, encoded by the coding sequence GTGACCCGCTCGACCCGTTCCGTCCGGCCCGATGCCGTGCTGGTGCAAGCCGTGATCGCCGGTGCGCTGTCCTTCGCCCACCTGCACGACATCGCCGCCGCTGCCGGACAGGACGGCTGGAAAGCGTGGGCCTACCCCATCAGCGTCGACCTGCTGTTGGTCGCGGCCTGGCGTCGTCTGCGCATCCTCCGCAGTACCGGTGGCCCGACTCGTGCCGCGTGGACATGGTTCGCCGTCGCTCTCGCGGCCTCTCTCGGCGCGAACGTGGCGACCGCGGGGCTGCTCGACCTGACCGATGTGCCCGCCTGGCTGCGCATCCTGGTGGCCGGCTGGCCCGCCCTCGCCTTCCTCGGCGGCACTCTCCTCGTCCACACGCCGACACAGTCGGGCACCGAGACGGCCAAGACGGTTCCGGCTGCCGAACCGGCCCCGGACATCGCCGTGAGCCGCGAAGCACCCGTTCCGGTCCCGGCTCCCGAGGCTGCTCCGGTTCCGGCTCTGCCTCCCGCCATCGCGGTGCCCGCTGCGCTCATTGCGCACGCCCGCAAGGTCGCCGACGCGCACCGCGCCACCACCGGCAGCCCGATCGACCCCGCAACGCTGCGCACCCGCCTCGGCGTCGCCCCGCAGCTCGCCGACGCCATCGCCCACCAGATCAGTGAAGGGACCGACCCGTCGTGA
- the sepX gene encoding divisome protein SepX/GlpR: MSSSGLIYAVIVGAWAAYLVPMWLRRQDELNEARPTERFSTAIRLLSGRGAMERRYAKELRERAAEEAGADVDPDAATDRLSSVDVRAFATPPARTEARLDVPARPVPAQAEPPQAPAQSRPSARPGTRRPRPNGAAAERARRTKVLARRRRTIVVLFFAFTLGAIVAAVGGLGLLWAPALPAVLLSVYIVHLRGKERRRFAFTMDRRRAEAAAQRLRENHPRRHQAAAGSAVEPDEEQETRPEPEPAVTLSPQEAGRRALVEQTDHAEWVDQQRERGPARGDSWDPVPVPLPTYVTAPVAPRATSGVDFSDPETWSSARSSTAEPTQEAEPPADAPPRQRTSPPRRTRDRGRTPLFDQYAEEDRPRAANE, from the coding sequence GTGAGCAGCAGTGGCCTCATCTACGCAGTCATCGTCGGGGCCTGGGCCGCCTACTTGGTGCCGATGTGGCTCCGCAGGCAGGACGAGCTCAATGAAGCCCGTCCGACGGAACGCTTCTCCACCGCCATCCGGCTGCTGTCCGGACGCGGGGCGATGGAGCGCCGGTACGCCAAGGAGCTGCGAGAGCGCGCGGCCGAGGAGGCGGGGGCCGACGTGGACCCGGACGCGGCCACGGACCGTTTGAGTTCCGTGGACGTCCGGGCCTTCGCCACGCCCCCGGCCCGTACCGAAGCCCGGCTCGACGTCCCGGCGCGCCCGGTGCCCGCGCAGGCGGAGCCGCCCCAGGCCCCGGCGCAGTCCCGGCCGTCGGCCCGGCCCGGTACCCGGCGTCCGCGTCCGAACGGCGCCGCCGCCGAGCGCGCCCGCCGTACCAAGGTCCTGGCCCGCCGCAGACGTACCATCGTGGTCCTCTTCTTCGCCTTCACCCTCGGCGCGATCGTGGCCGCGGTCGGCGGGCTCGGCCTCCTGTGGGCCCCGGCCCTCCCCGCGGTGCTCCTCAGCGTGTACATCGTGCATCTGCGCGGCAAGGAGCGGCGACGCTTCGCGTTCACCATGGACCGGCGCCGGGCGGAGGCCGCAGCGCAGCGGCTGCGCGAGAACCATCCGCGCCGGCACCAGGCCGCGGCGGGGTCCGCTGTCGAGCCGGACGAGGAACAGGAGACACGCCCCGAGCCCGAGCCCGCCGTCACGCTCTCCCCGCAGGAGGCAGGACGCCGCGCGCTGGTCGAGCAGACGGACCATGCGGAGTGGGTCGACCAGCAGCGCGAACGCGGCCCGGCGCGCGGCGACAGCTGGGACCCGGTCCCGGTCCCGCTGCCGACGTACGTCACCGCTCCGGTCGCCCCGCGCGCAACGAGCGGTGTGGACTTCAGCGACCCGGAGACCTGGAGCTCGGCGCGCTCCTCGACAGCGGAGCCGACCCAGGAAGCGGAGCCGCCGGCCGATGCGCCTCCGCGCCAGCGGACGTCCCCGCCCCGCCGCACCCGCGACCGCGGCCGTACGCCGCTCTTCGACCAGTACGCGGAAGAAGACCGGCCGCGCGCCGCCAACGAGTGA
- the moaC gene encoding cyclic pyranopterin monophosphate synthase MoaC — MSTHDRLTHIDEAGAARMVDVSGKDVTSRTARASGRVLVSPRVVELLRGEGVPKGDALATARIAGIMGAKRTPDLIPLCHPLAVSGVKLDLKVADDAVEIIATVKTTDRTGVEMEALTAVSVAALTVVDMIKAVDKAAVISDIRVEEKTGGKSGDWIRS; from the coding sequence ATGAGCACGCACGACAGGCTGACGCACATCGACGAGGCGGGGGCGGCCCGCATGGTCGACGTCTCCGGAAAGGACGTCACCTCACGTACCGCCCGCGCCAGCGGCCGGGTCCTGGTATCACCGCGGGTCGTGGAACTGCTGCGCGGTGAGGGCGTCCCCAAGGGCGACGCACTCGCCACGGCCCGTATCGCGGGCATCATGGGCGCCAAGCGCACGCCCGATCTGATCCCGCTCTGCCACCCGCTCGCCGTCTCCGGCGTGAAACTCGATCTGAAGGTCGCGGACGACGCCGTGGAGATCATCGCGACGGTGAAGACGACGGATCGCACGGGCGTCGAGATGGAGGCCCTGACGGCGGTCTCGGTCGCCGCGCTCACCGTCGTCGACATGATCAAGGCCGTGGACAAGGCGGCGGTCATCAGCGACATCCGGGTCGAGGAGAAGACGGGCGGCAAGTCCGGCGACTGGATCCGGTCATGA
- the glp gene encoding molybdotransferase-like divisome protein Glp: protein MSSTTWSVDDHLEDILSAIRPLDPIELQLPDAQGCVLVEDVTVPVALPPFDNSSMDGYAVRTVDVSGASEEFPAVLAVIGDVAAGGGGLPTVGPGQAVRIMTGAPLPPGAEAVVPVEWTDGGTGGGAATTMRPAGEAPEGASGEVRVHRPAEAGAHVRRRGSDVQAGDLALEEGTVLGPPQIGLLAAIGRGTVRVRPRPRVVVLSTGSELIQPGEKLGEGQIYDSNSFALSAAARDAGALSYRVGAVTDDAETLRATIEDQLIRADLLVTTGGVSVGAYDVVKEALSSVGDEDVPGSGIEFRKLAMQPGKPQGFGSIGPEHTPLLALPGNPVSSYVSFELFVRPAIRALMGLKDVHRPKARAVLKADKALSSPSGRRQFLRGTYDPESGTVSPVGGSGSHLIAALAHADCLIVVPEADTSVEPDAEVEVVLIG from the coding sequence GTGAGCAGCACGACCTGGTCGGTGGACGACCATCTGGAGGACATCCTCAGCGCGATCCGTCCGCTGGACCCGATCGAGCTGCAACTGCCCGATGCCCAGGGCTGCGTCCTTGTCGAGGACGTCACGGTGCCGGTCGCCCTGCCGCCCTTCGACAACAGCTCCATGGACGGGTACGCGGTCCGTACGGTCGACGTCTCGGGCGCCAGCGAGGAGTTCCCGGCGGTCCTCGCGGTCATCGGCGATGTGGCGGCCGGCGGCGGCGGTCTGCCCACGGTCGGCCCCGGCCAGGCCGTGCGCATCATGACCGGCGCTCCGCTGCCGCCCGGCGCGGAGGCGGTCGTCCCGGTCGAGTGGACCGATGGCGGTACGGGCGGCGGAGCGGCCACCACGATGCGCCCGGCCGGCGAGGCCCCCGAGGGTGCGAGCGGCGAGGTCCGCGTCCACCGCCCGGCCGAGGCAGGGGCCCATGTGCGCCGGCGCGGCAGCGACGTCCAGGCGGGCGATCTGGCGCTGGAGGAAGGCACGGTCCTCGGCCCGCCGCAGATCGGACTGCTCGCCGCGATCGGCCGCGGCACCGTGCGCGTACGGCCCCGCCCGCGTGTCGTCGTGCTCTCCACCGGCAGCGAACTGATCCAGCCCGGCGAGAAGTTGGGCGAGGGCCAGATCTACGACTCCAACAGCTTCGCGCTGTCCGCCGCCGCACGTGATGCCGGCGCCCTCTCCTACCGGGTGGGCGCGGTCACGGACGACGCGGAGACCCTGCGCGCCACCATCGAGGACCAGCTGATCCGCGCCGATCTGCTGGTCACGACGGGCGGCGTCAGCGTCGGCGCGTACGACGTGGTCAAGGAGGCCCTCTCGTCCGTGGGCGACGAGGACGTGCCGGGCAGCGGGATCGAGTTCCGCAAGCTCGCCATGCAGCCCGGCAAGCCGCAGGGCTTCGGCTCGATCGGCCCTGAGCACACCCCGCTGCTGGCGCTGCCGGGCAATCCGGTCTCGTCGTACGTCTCCTTCGAACTGTTCGTACGTCCCGCGATCCGTGCCCTGATGGGCCTGAAGGACGTCCACCGGCCGAAGGCCCGTGCCGTGCTCAAGGCCGACAAGGCCCTGTCGTCACCCTCCGGCAGGCGGCAGTTCCTGCGGGGTACGTACGACCCCGAATCGGGCACCGTCTCCCCGGTCGGCGGATCCGGCTCCCATCTGATCGCGGCGCTCGCCCACGCCGACTGCCTGATCGTCGTCCCGGAGGCCGACACCTCGGTCGAGCCCGACGCGGAGGTGGAAGTGGTCCTCATCGGGTGA
- a CDS encoding ASCH domain-containing protein translates to MTRLPGLDSTPVLALTVWQPWASCIAYGTKRIENRTWPTDHRGLVLIHAGRTTDPNAKDMPLGRPFLRRPFPRVAVVAVARLEDCHTDDGWCTLWSEHGRWHWRLTDVTPLARPLPWPGARGLWTPPPGLLASPLLTEALGAARA, encoded by the coding sequence ATGACCCGCCTCCCCGGACTCGACAGCACTCCTGTCCTGGCGCTGACCGTGTGGCAGCCCTGGGCAAGCTGCATTGCCTACGGCACCAAGCGGATTGAGAACCGCACTTGGCCGACTGATCACCGGGGCCTGGTCCTGATCCATGCCGGACGCACCACCGACCCGAACGCCAAGGACATGCCGCTGGGCCGCCCGTTCCTGCGCCGCCCCTTCCCGCGGGTTGCGGTCGTCGCTGTGGCCCGTCTGGAGGACTGCCACACCGATGACGGCTGGTGCACCCTCTGGTCCGAACACGGGCGCTGGCACTGGCGACTGACCGACGTGACCCCGCTCGCCCGGCCGCTGCCCTGGCCCGGCGCGCGTGGCCTGTGGACCCCGCCGCCCGGCCTGCTCGCCTCCCCGCTCCTCACCGAGGCTCTGGGGGCTGCCCGTGCCTGA
- a CDS encoding DNA cytosine methyltransferase codes for MRRSATSRATSIHLFCGAGGDSDGFRRAGFDVVLGANHWDRAVETHAANFPEAEHLCVDLDHYDMRRLPKARVLVGSPICTEGSPADGISRPKPPPTPGQLDLLEEGPIQDAAWERTRATAYDILRAAEVHHFDAVVCENVPRFATAWPLFSWWLHAWEILGFRHQIVSVTAAHIGADDNPHAPQWRDRIFIVFTRRELRAPNLDVRPPAWCQVCEQDVPAVQSWRNGRKIGKYRQQYDFRCPHPGCRHRIVEPYVRPAAGAINWADPGIRIGDRHTKGMKPLAASTLRKIRLGLEKHRVPSVVTVNHSDQGDGRAFPALAAPLPTRTVRIGDGIAIPPLLVQVGGSWNTDAAAVTVSMRTRTTRESEALLLPAPFITEHRGGGSTTRGVNDPLAAITAGGNHHGLVIPYRRGGPTTTGTPLHTIATRESAGSVLGADSTPQQIDVEDCYFRMLSAREHLRAQRFTDDYTVLGHGGEQTKQAGNAVPANVAQWIASALLEVL; via the coding sequence ATGCGTCGATCCGCGACTTCCCGCGCTACCTCGATCCATCTGTTCTGCGGTGCCGGTGGGGACTCCGACGGGTTCCGCCGCGCCGGCTTCGATGTGGTGCTGGGTGCCAACCACTGGGACCGCGCCGTCGAGACGCACGCCGCGAACTTCCCCGAGGCCGAGCACCTCTGCGTGGACCTGGACCACTACGACATGCGGCGGCTGCCCAAGGCCCGTGTCCTGGTCGGCTCGCCGATCTGCACCGAGGGCAGCCCCGCCGACGGCATCAGCCGCCCCAAGCCCCCGCCCACCCCCGGCCAACTGGACCTGCTGGAGGAAGGACCGATCCAGGACGCCGCCTGGGAGCGCACCAGGGCCACCGCCTACGACATCCTGCGCGCCGCCGAGGTCCACCACTTCGACGCCGTCGTGTGCGAGAACGTCCCCCGCTTCGCCACCGCCTGGCCGCTGTTCTCCTGGTGGCTGCACGCCTGGGAGATCCTCGGCTTCCGCCACCAGATCGTCTCGGTCACCGCCGCCCACATCGGCGCGGACGACAACCCGCACGCCCCGCAGTGGCGGGACCGCATCTTCATCGTCTTCACCCGACGGGAACTGCGGGCACCGAACCTCGATGTCCGACCGCCCGCCTGGTGCCAGGTGTGCGAACAGGACGTACCGGCCGTGCAGTCCTGGCGCAACGGGCGGAAGATCGGCAAGTACCGGCAGCAGTACGACTTCCGCTGCCCCCACCCTGGCTGCCGTCATCGGATCGTCGAGCCGTACGTGCGCCCGGCTGCTGGCGCGATCAACTGGGCCGATCCCGGTATCCGGATCGGTGACCGGCACACCAAGGGCATGAAGCCCCTGGCCGCCTCCACCCTGCGCAAGATCCGCCTCGGCCTGGAAAAGCACCGGGTGCCGTCCGTGGTCACGGTCAACCACAGCGACCAGGGCGACGGCCGCGCCTTCCCCGCGCTCGCTGCCCCTTTGCCCACCCGCACCGTGCGGATCGGCGACGGGATCGCCATCCCGCCCCTGCTCGTCCAGGTCGGCGGAAGCTGGAACACCGACGCCGCCGCCGTCACCGTGTCCATGCGGACCCGCACCACCCGCGAGAGCGAAGCCCTGCTGCTGCCCGCTCCGTTCATCACCGAGCACCGCGGCGGCGGCTCCACCACTCGCGGAGTCAACGATCCGCTGGCCGCGATCACCGCCGGGGGCAATCATCACGGCCTGGTCATCCCGTATCGCAGGGGCGGACCGACCACGACCGGGACACCGCTGCACACCATCGCCACCCGCGAGTCGGCCGGCTCAGTCCTCGGCGCCGACAGCACCCCGCAGCAGATCGACGTGGAGGACTGCTACTTCCGGATGCTGTCCGCCCGTGAGCACCTGCGCGCCCAGCGCTTCACTGACGACTACACCGTGCTGGGTCACGGGGGAGAGCAGACCAAGCAGGCCGGGAACGCGGTGCCCGCCAACGTCGCCCAGTGGATCGCCTCCGCCCTGCTGGAGGTGCTCTGA
- a CDS encoding GNAT family N-acetyltransferase: MILADGDIALRPIKLRDQRAWREVNRRNRDWLRPWEATIPPPAPGSPVAQRPTYRQMVRHLRAEANAGRMLPFVIEYRGQLVGQLTVAGITWGSMCSGHVGYWVDRAVAGRGVMPTAVALAVDHCFRTVGLHRIEVCIRPENGPSRRVVEKLGFREEGLRPRYLHIDGAWRDHLVFALTAEEVPEGLLRRWHQVRPGTPREIK, translated from the coding sequence GTGATCCTGGCGGACGGCGATATCGCCCTTCGTCCGATAAAGCTGCGCGACCAGCGGGCCTGGCGCGAGGTCAACCGGCGCAACCGCGACTGGCTGCGGCCCTGGGAGGCGACGATTCCGCCGCCGGCCCCCGGCAGCCCGGTCGCCCAACGCCCCACCTACCGCCAGATGGTCCGCCATCTGCGCGCCGAGGCCAACGCCGGGCGGATGCTGCCCTTCGTCATCGAGTACCGGGGACAGCTCGTCGGTCAGCTGACGGTCGCCGGGATCACCTGGGGCTCGATGTGTTCGGGGCATGTCGGCTACTGGGTCGACCGGGCGGTGGCGGGCCGCGGCGTCATGCCGACGGCCGTCGCCCTCGCCGTCGACCACTGCTTCCGTACGGTCGGACTGCACCGCATCGAAGTCTGCATTCGCCCGGAGAACGGCCCCAGCCGCCGGGTTGTGGAGAAACTCGGATTCCGCGAAGAGGGACTGCGGCCCCGCTATCTCCACATCGACGGTGCGTGGAGGGACCATCTGGTCTTCGCGCTCACGGCCGAAGAGGTACCGGAGGGACTGCTCCGCCGCTGGCACCAGGTACGACCCGGAACGCCACGGGAAATAAAATAA
- a CDS encoding MogA/MoaB family molybdenum cofactor biosynthesis protein — protein sequence MSPAPRAGEVYGHSHGPGSEAADLTAADPDAAGTRATAPEATVGEATEPVAPYRALVVTASNRASAGIYADKGGPILAEGLSALGFQVEGPRVVPDGDPVEQALRDGVAAAYDVILTTGGTGISPTDRTPDVTARVLDHEIPGIPEAIRAYGCEKVPTAALSRGLAGVAGRTLIVNLPGSTGGVRDGLAVLEKLLIHAVEQIRGGDHPRPIPRTPSGGTPGSPS from the coding sequence ATGAGCCCGGCACCGCGGGCCGGAGAGGTGTACGGCCACAGCCACGGGCCCGGCTCCGAAGCCGCCGACCTCACAGCCGCAGACCCCGACGCGGCAGGCACCCGGGCGACCGCCCCCGAGGCGACCGTCGGCGAGGCGACCGAGCCGGTCGCGCCGTACCGGGCCCTTGTCGTGACGGCGTCGAACCGCGCCTCAGCCGGGATCTACGCCGACAAGGGCGGCCCGATCCTGGCCGAGGGCCTGTCCGCGCTCGGCTTCCAGGTCGAAGGCCCGCGGGTCGTGCCGGACGGCGACCCCGTCGAGCAGGCCCTGCGGGACGGCGTCGCCGCGGCGTACGACGTCATCCTCACCACCGGCGGCACCGGCATCTCGCCCACCGACCGGACGCCCGACGTCACCGCCCGCGTCCTCGACCACGAGATTCCCGGCATCCCCGAGGCGATCCGCGCGTACGGCTGCGAGAAGGTGCCTACCGCGGCCCTGTCCCGCGGCCTCGCCGGTGTCGCCGGCCGGACCCTGATCGTCAACCTCCCCGGCTCCACCGGCGGAGTACGCGACGGACTCGCCGTACTGGAGAAGCTCCTGATCCACGCCGTCGAACAGATCCGCGGCGGAGACCACCCCAGACCCATCCCCCGGACTCCGTCCGGGGGGACCCCCGGGAGCCCAAGCTGA
- a CDS encoding helix-turn-helix domain-containing protein: MPTAVIQRKWHTTAEVAEMLGYGLSKTKMLVLTGEIRSVKDGGNRRILPRWVDEYIERRAREAEAGWSA, from the coding sequence ATGCCGACAGCAGTGATCCAACGGAAGTGGCACACCACGGCAGAGGTTGCCGAAATGCTCGGCTACGGCCTCTCCAAGACCAAGATGCTGGTTCTCACCGGGGAGATCCGCTCGGTGAAGGACGGTGGAAACCGCCGCATCCTGCCGCGCTGGGTGGATGAGTACATCGAGCGTCGCGCTCGTGAGGCCGAAGCTGGGTGGTCTGCGTGA
- the repSA gene encoding replication initiator protein RepSA, which produces MPDTLDPTTLGDLLRVASAPDFARWQDQIKKTGGCAQPIHLTGWTLTRDKTTGQVLHTYSTQDEPGGRLRIACGNRRASRCQPCAYLYAGDAYRLVRAGLTGDDTMNIPTAVRERPRVFATLTAPSFGRVHNIPDTGRCRCGTRHREDDPALGTALDPATYDYAGAVLFNNHAGELWHRFVNRLRRELAASAGLTQKAFKESARLSFNKVAEFQKRGAIHFHAVIRIDGPDGPDTLPPQWATTELLTLCIEAAAAHPYVTAKVPAAGDQPARTLRWGTQLDIRPVKAFDDGNDISEGAVASYVAKYATKAAETTGTLDRRIGELAELDQHRVPDHARRLIHACWDLDPLYPDRKLWAWAHMLGFRGHFLTKSRRYSSTFAERRQVRADYRATEQRRTLGLPEPDTTLVLADWRYAGHGHTPGESALAASIAEDIRINRETAREAMQDQRALEGAAACRQQ; this is translated from the coding sequence GTGCCTGACACGCTCGATCCGACCACCCTGGGCGACCTGCTCAGGGTGGCTTCGGCCCCCGACTTCGCCCGCTGGCAAGACCAGATCAAAAAGACCGGCGGATGCGCCCAACCCATCCACCTCACCGGCTGGACCCTCACCCGCGACAAAACCACCGGCCAAGTCCTGCACACCTACTCCACCCAGGACGAGCCAGGCGGCCGGCTGCGCATCGCCTGCGGCAACCGCCGTGCCTCCCGCTGCCAGCCCTGCGCCTACCTCTACGCAGGCGACGCCTACCGCCTCGTCCGCGCGGGCCTCACCGGCGACGACACCATGAACATCCCGACCGCGGTACGCGAACGACCCCGCGTCTTCGCCACACTCACCGCCCCGTCCTTCGGTCGCGTGCACAACATCCCCGACACAGGCCGCTGCCGCTGCGGAACCCGCCACCGAGAGGACGATCCCGCCCTCGGCACGGCCCTCGATCCCGCAACGTACGACTACGCGGGCGCGGTCTTGTTCAACAACCACGCAGGCGAGTTGTGGCACCGGTTCGTCAACCGGCTCCGTCGCGAACTAGCCGCCTCGGCCGGACTCACGCAGAAGGCGTTCAAGGAATCGGCGCGGCTGTCCTTCAACAAGGTCGCGGAGTTCCAAAAGCGCGGGGCGATCCACTTCCACGCCGTCATCCGCATCGACGGCCCTGACGGGCCCGACACGCTTCCGCCGCAGTGGGCCACCACCGAGCTCCTCACCCTCTGCATTGAGGCTGCCGCAGCACACCCCTACGTCACCGCGAAGGTGCCCGCTGCCGGGGACCAGCCTGCCCGCACGCTGCGTTGGGGCACTCAGCTCGACATCCGCCCCGTCAAGGCCTTCGACGACGGCAACGACATCAGCGAAGGCGCGGTGGCCTCCTACGTCGCCAAGTACGCCACCAAAGCAGCCGAGACCACCGGCACCCTCGACCGCCGCATCGGCGAACTCGCCGAACTCGACCAACACCGCGTGCCCGACCACGCCCGCCGCCTCATCCACGCCTGCTGGGACCTCGACCCGCTCTACCCGGACCGCAAGCTGTGGGCCTGGGCCCACATGCTCGGCTTCCGCGGCCACTTCCTCACCAAGTCCCGCCGCTACTCCTCGACCTTCGCCGAACGGCGACAAGTCCGTGCCGACTACCGCGCCACCGAGCAACGCCGAACCCTCGGCCTCCCCGAGCCCGACACCACCCTCGTGCTGGCTGACTGGCGCTACGCCGGCCACGGCCACACCCCCGGCGAATCCGCCCTCGCCGCCTCCATCGCCGAAGACATCCGCATCAACCGCGAAACCGCCCGCGAAGCCATGCAAGACCAACGCGCACTGGAAGGAGCCGCAGCATGCCGACAGCAGTGA
- a CDS encoding site-specific integrase: MVCVSGKRGNGEGSIYPYKNGFAAYVWVDTPEGKRKRKYVYGPTRPLVHEKWVKLHAEASKGPVATSSPTLEQHLAYWLKSVVQTDLKPKTAETYAMHVRLYIGPGLGEKRLDKLTVRDVRTWVNDLMDQCQCCAQGKDARRSSDERRCCAIGRCCGQVPSRRTVQDARAVLRSALTNAMTEEQIAKNVAALVKVRSGRKRKREPWSVEEARSFLEAARTVADPLYTAYVLILVLGFRRGEVLGLTWKNVDLDAGEITVEYQLQRINRQLVHEETKTEASTATLPLPHICVTALHLRRKAQEVARKAAGELWTESDFVFTTRYGTPIEPRNFNRAFAARSAKAGVRKIRLHDTRHTCGSLLAALDVHPRVAMQILRHSKIAVTMEIYTHIPSEATRKALRKLGKHLGEQDQT, from the coding sequence GTGGTCTGCGTGAGCGGCAAGCGCGGCAACGGAGAGGGCTCCATCTACCCCTACAAAAACGGCTTCGCCGCGTACGTCTGGGTGGACACCCCGGAAGGGAAGAGGAAGCGCAAGTACGTCTATGGGCCCACCCGGCCGCTGGTGCATGAGAAGTGGGTCAAGCTGCACGCTGAGGCAAGCAAGGGACCAGTGGCCACCAGCTCGCCGACACTCGAGCAGCATCTCGCGTACTGGCTCAAGAGCGTGGTGCAAACGGACCTGAAGCCGAAGACTGCCGAGACCTACGCGATGCATGTCCGGCTCTACATCGGCCCCGGTCTCGGAGAGAAGCGGCTCGACAAGCTCACGGTGCGCGACGTCCGGACCTGGGTCAACGATCTGATGGACCAGTGCCAGTGCTGCGCGCAGGGCAAGGATGCCAGGCGGTCCTCGGATGAGCGTCGCTGCTGCGCAATCGGCCGGTGCTGTGGTCAGGTTCCTTCCCGCCGCACGGTGCAGGATGCTCGGGCCGTCCTCAGGTCGGCGCTCACCAACGCTATGACGGAAGAGCAGATCGCTAAGAACGTGGCGGCACTCGTCAAGGTCCGGTCGGGCAGGAAGAGGAAGCGTGAGCCGTGGTCGGTGGAAGAAGCACGATCGTTCTTGGAAGCTGCGCGCACGGTTGCAGACCCCCTGTACACGGCGTATGTACTGATCCTCGTGCTGGGCTTTCGCCGTGGTGAGGTGTTGGGCCTCACGTGGAAGAACGTGGACCTCGACGCGGGAGAGATCACGGTCGAGTACCAGCTACAACGGATCAACCGCCAGTTGGTGCACGAGGAGACTAAGACCGAAGCGTCGACCGCCACACTGCCCCTGCCGCACATCTGTGTCACTGCGTTGCACCTCCGCAGGAAGGCGCAGGAAGTCGCCAGGAAAGCCGCAGGCGAGCTGTGGACCGAATCCGACTTCGTGTTCACGACGCGGTACGGCACCCCGATCGAGCCGCGGAACTTCAACCGGGCGTTCGCTGCCAGGTCGGCCAAAGCGGGGGTCCGCAAGATCCGCTTGCACGACACCCGGCACACGTGCGGATCACTGCTCGCCGCCCTCGACGTGCACCCGCGCGTGGCGATGCAGATCCTCCGTCACAGCAAGATCGCCGTGACGATGGAGATCTACACGCACATCCCATCCGAGGCCACGCGCAAGGCTCTACGGAAGCTGGGAAAGCACCTCGGCGAGCAAGATCAGACGTAG